From the Syngnathoides biaculeatus isolate LvHL_M chromosome 10, ASM1980259v1, whole genome shotgun sequence genome, one window contains:
- the gata2a gene encoding endothelial transcription factor GATA-2a, with translation MEVAAADQSRWMAHHHAVLNGQHPDSHHHGLSHNYMEPMAPLLPQDEVDMFLNHLDSQGNPYYTNSRARVTYSQAHARLTGNQVCRPHLIHSPGIPWLDPGKAALSAAHHHNAWAVSHFSKPGLHPTGSGYPCSSNTGTAPVSSLTPASHSSPHLYSFPPTPPKDVSPDPGPTSPTSTSTRMDEKESLKYQVPLTDGMKMESCSPLRGGLASMSGQGPATHHPIPTYPAYPLHTPHEYSGSLFHPGSLLGSSSSFTPKCKSKARSSSEGRECVNCGATSTPLWRRDGTGHYLCNACGLYHKMNGQNRPLIKPKRRLSAARRAGTCCANCQTTTTTLWRRNGNGDPVCNACGLYFKLHNVNRPLTMKKEGIQTRNRKMSSKSKRNKRPSDGFEELTKCMQDKASPFSAAPSLTSHMTHMGHLPPFSHSGHMLPTPTPIHPSFGPHHHTNRSPVWAEPH, from the exons ATGGAGGTCGCAGCGGCAGATCAGTCCCGGTGGATGGCGCACCACCACGCCGTGCTCAACGGCCAGCACCCGGACTCGCACCATCACGGTCTCAGCCACAACTACATGGAGCCCATGGCGCCTTTGCTGCCCCAAGACGAAGTAGACATGTTTTTGAACCACTTGGACTCTCAGGGGAATCCGTACTACACCAACTCCCGGGCTAGGGTCACCTACAGCCAAGCACACG CTCGCCTCACTGGGAATCAGGTCTGCCGACCACACCTCATCCACAGCCCCGGAATCCCCTGGCTGGACCCCGGGAAGGCAGCCCTGTCCGCCGCACACCACCACAACGCATGGGCGGTGAGTCACTTCAGCAAACCCGGCCTGCACCCGACCGGCTCCGGCTACCCCTGCAGCAGCAACACCGGCACGGCCCCGGTGTCCTCGCTCACCCCAGCGAGCCACTCCAGCCCGCACCTCTACAGTTTCCCCCCTACCCCGCCCAAAGACGTGTCCCCGGACCCAGGGCCGACGTCGCCCACCTCCACGTCGACCAGGATGGACGAGAAGGAGTCGCTCAAATACCAAGTGCCGCTGACGGACGGCATGAAGATGGAGAGCTGCAGCCCTCTGCGCGGCGGCCTGGCGTCGATGAGCGGCCAGGGCCCGGCCACGCACCACCCCATCCCCACTTACCCGGCCTACCCGTTGCACACGCCGCACGAGTACAGCGGCAGCCTCTTCCACCCCGGCAGCCTGCTGGGCTCGTCGTCCAGCTTCACGCCAAAGTGCAAAAGCAAAGCCCGCTCGAGCTCAG AGGGCCGTGAATGTGTAAACTGCGGTGCCACCTCCACTCCTCTGTGGCGGCGAGATGGTACCGGCCACTACCTGTGCAACGCCTGCGGACTGTACCACAAGATGAACGGCCAGAACCGACCGCTCATCAAGCCCAAACGTAGACTG TCCGCGGCTCGACGTGCGGGCACCTGCTGTGCAAACTGccagaccaccaccaccaccctgtGGAGGCGCAATGGCAACGGAGACCCCGTGTGCAACGCCTGCGGCCTTTACTTCAAACTGCACAAC GTCAACAGACCGCTGACGATGAAGAAAGAAGGCATCCAGACGCGCAACCGCAAGATGTCGAGCAAGTCCAAGAGGAACAAACGACCGAGCGACGGCTTCGAAGAGTTGACCAAGTGCATGCAGGACAAGGCCTCTCCCTTTAGCGCTGCCCCCAGCCTCACCAGCCACATGACCCACATGGGTCACTTACCCCCCTTCAGCCACTCGGGACACATGCTGCCGACTCCCACGCCCATTCACCCTTCATTCggcccccaccaccacaccaACCGCTCGCCGGTTTGGGCAGAGCCCCACTGA